The following are from one region of the Paenibacillus bovis genome:
- a CDS encoding extracellular solute-binding protein, giving the protein MTHSTSSRSHASKSGLTRFRAPKAAALVLSFVLGASLLAGCSDSAEPKAGSQESAANVNKEGFPIVKEKLTLRMMGPDVGVQKWADMPAFQEMEKKSGISFQFDNPPLDSFETKKNLTFASGEYPDIFYAASLTQADEVNYGSQGILLPLEDLIDNYAPNLKKILDENPEIRKSITTPDGHIYSLPVINQQSIWYRSPMWYNGEFLDALKVNHDKLPKTTEELYDLLVRFRDEDPNGNGKKDEIPLISVKLDDIRSWLLGAWGIYGEDIYNDANGKVHFARTEDGYREFLTYMNRLWKENLLDHETFSQTPEQKKAKGANNQVGLFQDWHAYFTHGGEPTTNDPMFVPVKSDSVDKPAVAIHPGLSTGSFAITESNPAPEASIRWVDYMYSYEGAMLFDKGPEGVMYKTVNAEDHTKKWLPLPDKFNSREDYRGTLTPNYGTPAPTLLSPDLQKGLKEEFDVWVDKQNEEKILAYDPQPPFPILYLTPEEQAEISSLRSDMDTYIQQMEAKFVTGQEPLSGWDNYLATVKQMGSDRMIEIYQTAYDRWKSS; this is encoded by the coding sequence ATGACTCATTCCACATCTTCACGTTCCCATGCGTCCAAGTCCGGCTTGACCCGTTTTAGAGCACCCAAAGCCGCAGCGCTGGTGCTGTCATTTGTACTCGGAGCATCGCTGCTGGCAGGCTGTTCCGATTCTGCCGAACCAAAAGCAGGCAGCCAGGAATCCGCAGCCAATGTTAATAAAGAAGGATTCCCGATCGTCAAAGAAAAATTGACGCTGCGAATGATGGGACCCGATGTAGGCGTGCAAAAATGGGCGGATATGCCTGCTTTTCAGGAAATGGAAAAAAAGAGCGGTATCTCTTTCCAATTCGATAATCCTCCACTCGACAGCTTTGAGACCAAAAAGAATCTGACTTTTGCCAGTGGAGAGTATCCGGATATTTTCTACGCGGCTTCGCTGACACAGGCCGATGAAGTTAACTACGGTAGTCAGGGTATTCTGCTGCCGCTTGAAGACCTGATCGACAATTACGCACCCAATCTAAAAAAGATCTTGGACGAAAACCCCGAGATTCGCAAATCGATCACGACACCGGATGGTCATATTTATTCATTGCCGGTAATCAATCAGCAGAGCATCTGGTATCGCAGCCCAATGTGGTATAACGGCGAGTTCCTCGACGCACTAAAAGTCAATCACGACAAGCTGCCCAAAACCACAGAGGAGCTGTACGACCTGCTGGTTCGTTTCCGGGATGAAGATCCAAACGGCAATGGCAAAAAAGACGAAATTCCGCTGATTTCGGTAAAATTGGACGATATCCGCTCCTGGCTGCTCGGTGCCTGGGGAATCTATGGTGAGGATATTTATAATGACGCCAACGGCAAAGTGCACTTCGCACGTACCGAAGACGGATACCGTGAATTCCTGACGTATATGAACCGTTTGTGGAAAGAAAACCTCCTGGATCATGAGACGTTCTCCCAGACACCGGAACAGAAAAAAGCTAAAGGTGCCAATAATCAGGTTGGATTGTTCCAGGACTGGCATGCCTACTTTACCCATGGCGGTGAGCCAACGACCAATGATCCGATGTTTGTTCCGGTCAAAAGCGATAGTGTAGATAAACCGGCAGTCGCTATCCATCCGGGATTGTCTACAGGCTCATTTGCTATTACCGAAAGCAATCCGGCACCGGAAGCTTCGATCCGCTGGGTTGATTATATGTACAGTTATGAAGGTGCCATGCTGTTTGACAAAGGACCGGAAGGTGTGATGTATAAAACGGTAAATGCAGAAGATCATACCAAAAAGTGGCTGCCTCTTCCCGACAAATTCAACAGCCGTGAAGACTATCGCGGTACGCTGACGCCGAACTACGGTACGCCAGCTCCTACCCTGCTGAGTCCGGATCTGCAAAAAGGACTCAAAGAAGAATTCGATGTCTGGGTAGACAAGCAAAATGAAGAGAAAATTCTGGCTTATGATCCACAGCCTCCTTTCCCGATTCTGTATCTGACGCCGGAAGAACAAGCCGAGATCTCCAGTCTGCGATCTGATATGGATACGTATATACAGCAGATGGAAGCCAAGTTTGTCACCGGTCAGGAGCCTCTGAGCGGCTGGGATAACTATCTGGCTACCGTTAAGCAAATGGGTAGTGACCGTATGATCGAGATTTACCAGACAGCATACGATCGCTGGAAATCCAGCTAA
- a CDS encoding AraC family transcriptional regulator, which produces MKLGRKGSRLLRSYVVSYLLIFWIPLIVITLLIYHSAVNSLRSEIEQSNVNQLNHVRTTIDGRMTELRDIAIRMSYDNNLTPYMVRHPYYSSEAIKTLDRYRANSSIVDDLLLYFHDDSVIYSSQGLSSLNVVFDKTYKFDGWNTAAIQRDLNEIRYPMTRPAEQVNVNSRPSSMLVHMVPIKPTDPYPYATVVYLIDESRLTGMMDSILSDFKGNSYIFDNHGQVLTANNHDKAVRADELSRLVDLAPGIHSMELNGKQQSVVAVHSEENGWTYVTTMPSDQFFSRIFHVQTLIVLIFAMIALAGIPVALLLARRQYGPLRDLVEFARSEGKDTSSQPLVSASHNEWAWIRQTLHDYRDRMDMQEPYVRHQCLLMLMKHGQPEDAETLKLIDTLGLREAGQQYFVMIISGDSLVNSDGSRSPEQHPNVELLDEVMSPYPSLPEILAEVKLNTLQAHIYGVEYSSSNRLALAVCWQPGDVQDREARMTDIVEAVRGIVYEHYQSMPTVGVGTSYGQLTEINQSFIEAATAMEYRVISEQASVTYFCQLHEETGSSDGQQYWISPESLLKLSQSLKQGNIQVASHMIHSITAGVHDRSLALPLMRCILFDLLNTVLRAASEAGLLNSLRDMPQLSGFETAEELEHRLQQLAVRICECAEHKQETEQVSMMDQVVTYVNEHYCDYALSLEGLAQQFSISSSYLSRTFKEKTGQTFSQYIWQLRRDEVIRQITHTSDPLKDIIVRVGYLDTANFIRKFKKEMGCTPGQYRKLHSEADGSIDREDSIS; this is translated from the coding sequence ATGAAATTAGGACGTAAAGGTTCCAGATTGTTGCGAAGTTATGTAGTTTCCTACCTGTTGATTTTTTGGATTCCTCTAATTGTGATAACGCTGCTGATCTATCACAGTGCGGTAAATAGTCTGCGCAGTGAAATCGAGCAGTCCAATGTCAATCAGCTGAATCATGTGCGTACGACAATTGATGGACGGATGACCGAACTGCGCGATATTGCTATTCGTATGAGCTATGATAACAACCTTACTCCTTATATGGTCAGACATCCGTATTACAGTAGTGAAGCGATCAAGACACTGGATCGATACCGGGCAAACAGCTCGATTGTTGATGATTTACTGCTGTATTTTCATGATGATTCGGTTATTTATTCTTCCCAGGGACTCAGCAGTCTGAATGTGGTTTTTGATAAAACCTACAAATTCGATGGCTGGAATACAGCAGCTATCCAGCGTGATCTAAATGAAATTCGTTATCCGATGACTCGTCCTGCCGAACAGGTGAATGTCAATTCCCGCCCGTCTTCGATGCTGGTACATATGGTACCGATCAAACCGACAGATCCGTATCCGTATGCGACAGTCGTTTATTTGATCGATGAATCCAGACTGACTGGCATGATGGATTCTATCCTGAGTGATTTCAAAGGGAACAGCTATATCTTTGATAATCATGGACAGGTATTGACTGCGAATAATCATGACAAAGCCGTACGTGCAGATGAGCTGAGCAGGCTGGTTGATCTTGCGCCCGGTATTCACAGCATGGAGCTGAATGGCAAGCAGCAGTCTGTAGTGGCTGTTCATTCGGAGGAGAATGGCTGGACCTATGTGACTACAATGCCAAGCGACCAATTCTTTAGCCGCATTTTCCATGTGCAGACACTAATTGTGCTTATATTTGCCATGATTGCACTGGCAGGTATACCGGTGGCGCTTCTGCTGGCAAGACGCCAGTATGGCCCGCTGCGTGATCTGGTGGAATTTGCCCGATCCGAGGGCAAGGATACATCCAGTCAGCCATTGGTATCGGCTTCACATAATGAATGGGCCTGGATTCGGCAGACGCTGCATGATTACCGGGATCGGATGGATATGCAGGAGCCCTATGTGCGACATCAATGTCTGCTGATGCTGATGAAGCACGGGCAGCCCGAAGATGCAGAGACGCTAAAGCTAATTGATACACTCGGTCTGCGTGAAGCAGGACAGCAATACTTTGTGATGATTATCTCGGGAGATTCGCTTGTGAACTCTGACGGTTCACGCTCGCCCGAACAGCATCCAAATGTGGAACTGCTGGACGAGGTAATGAGTCCGTATCCAAGTCTGCCCGAGATTCTGGCAGAGGTGAAGCTAAATACTCTTCAGGCACATATTTATGGTGTTGAATATTCCTCGAGCAACCGACTGGCTCTGGCTGTATGCTGGCAGCCAGGGGATGTACAGGATCGGGAAGCACGTATGACAGACATTGTTGAGGCAGTACGCGGGATCGTATATGAGCATTATCAATCTATGCCGACGGTAGGTGTAGGTACCAGCTATGGACAGCTGACCGAGATCAATCAGTCCTTTATCGAGGCGGCGACTGCGATGGAATATCGTGTGATCAGCGAGCAGGCGAGTGTCACATATTTCTGTCAGCTCCATGAAGAAACAGGCAGTAGTGATGGGCAGCAGTACTGGATCAGCCCGGAATCCCTGCTCAAGCTGTCCCAGAGTCTAAAGCAGGGCAATATTCAGGTCGCTTCGCATATGATCCATAGTATTACTGCTGGCGTACATGATCGTTCACTGGCGTTGCCGCTGATGCGCTGTATATTGTTTGATCTGCTTAATACGGTACTGCGGGCAGCATCGGAAGCAGGATTGCTGAACAGTCTGCGCGATATGCCGCAATTGTCGGGTTTTGAGACGGCAGAGGAGCTGGAGCATCGTCTGCAGCAGCTGGCAGTGCGGATCTGTGAATGCGCCGAGCACAAGCAGGAGACCGAGCAGGTCTCGATGATGGACCAGGTAGTCACTTATGTAAATGAACATTATTGTGATTATGCACTCAGTCTGGAAGGATTGGCCCAGCAGTTTTCTATCTCAAGCTCGTATCTGAGCCGTACATTCAAGGAGAAGACCGGGCAGACGTTTTCCCAATATATCTGGCAGTTGCGCCGGGACGAGGTGATCCGGCAAATTACTCATACTTCCGATCCGCTCAAGGATATTATTGTACGTGTCGGGTATCTGGACACCGCCAATTTTATTCGTAAATTCAAAAAAGAGATGGGATGTACGCCGGGACAATATCGCAAACTTCATTCGGAAGCAGATGGCAGCATCGACCGCGAAGATTCTATTTCCTGA
- a CDS encoding ABC transporter permease: MPKPMADTVKIDGVSNSSAHSRRHGLRKRISRNWELYLLIAPAFLYFLIFHYGPMYGIQIAFKNFMPARGITDSPWVGFDHFIRFFNSYYFWDLIRNTLTISLYQLIVGFPLPILLALAFNEIKNGWFKRTVQTVTYAPHFISVVVMAGIIVTFLSPSTGIIINIIEWLGFTAPAFLTDPAWFKTMYVLSGVWQSTGWGTIIYLAALSAVDPQLHEAAIMDGASRWRRIIHINIPTIIPTITILLILNVGSILGVGFEKILLLQNPLNMSSSDVIDTFVYRTGLLNVQYSFSTAVGLFNSVINAILLIAVNQIARKTTENSLW; the protein is encoded by the coding sequence ATGCCAAAACCTATGGCAGATACCGTTAAGATCGATGGAGTCTCCAATTCTTCGGCACACAGCAGACGACACGGATTACGCAAAAGAATCTCGCGTAATTGGGAACTATACCTGCTGATTGCTCCAGCTTTCCTCTACTTCCTTATTTTTCATTATGGACCGATGTACGGCATTCAGATTGCTTTCAAAAACTTTATGCCTGCCCGTGGCATTACAGATAGTCCGTGGGTAGGGTTCGATCATTTTATCCGTTTTTTTAATTCCTATTATTTTTGGGATCTGATCCGCAATACGCTTACGATCTCTTTGTATCAATTGATCGTAGGCTTTCCACTGCCGATTCTGCTGGCGCTGGCCTTTAACGAAATCAAAAATGGCTGGTTCAAACGAACAGTGCAGACTGTTACTTATGCACCCCATTTTATCTCGGTAGTGGTTATGGCCGGTATTATCGTTACGTTCCTGTCGCCGTCTACCGGTATCATTATCAATATTATCGAATGGCTTGGTTTCACTGCTCCTGCTTTTTTGACAGACCCGGCGTGGTTTAAGACGATGTATGTATTATCCGGCGTGTGGCAGAGTACCGGTTGGGGAACGATCATTTATCTGGCAGCCCTCTCCGCTGTAGATCCGCAGCTGCATGAAGCAGCAATTATGGATGGAGCAAGCCGGTGGCGCCGGATTATCCATATTAATATTCCAACCATTATCCCGACTATTACCATTTTGCTGATTCTCAATGTAGGCAGTATTTTGGGTGTCGGATTCGAGAAAATATTACTGCTGCAAAACCCGCTAAATATGAGCTCATCCGATGTTATTGATACCTTTGTGTATCGTACAGGTCTGTTGAATGTACAATACAGCTTCTCTACGGCAGTCGGTCTGTTCAACTCGGTCATTAATGCCATTTTGCTGATTGCTGTCAATCAGATCGCACGGAAAACAACTGAAAACAGCCTCTGGTAA
- a CDS encoding PLP-dependent cysteine synthase family protein, with translation MTLYNNTMELIGNTPLVEINAYSLPRGIRLFAKLEFMNPGGSVKDRVGRALVKEALASGKLKRGGTLVEATAGNAGIGLAMAAIHEGIRVIFAVPEKFSIEKQILMKALGAEIVHTPTSLGMRGAIEKAKELEQQIPGAYCPGQFSNPANPQAYYETMGPEIWQDLGGKVDVFVAGAGSGGTFMGTSRYLKEQNPQLKTVIVEPEGSILNGGPSGSHKTEGIGMEMIPDFIDKSYFNAIHTISDKDAFNRVSELARLEGLLIGSSAGSALHAALLEAEQAPDGAHIVTIFPDSSERYLSKQIYEGGI, from the coding sequence ATGACATTATACAACAATACAATGGAGCTAATTGGCAATACACCACTAGTTGAAATCAATGCGTATTCTCTACCGCGTGGTATTCGCCTATTTGCCAAGCTTGAATTTATGAATCCGGGTGGCAGTGTCAAAGACCGCGTAGGACGCGCGCTTGTCAAAGAAGCTTTGGCGAGTGGCAAACTAAAGCGCGGTGGCACTCTGGTGGAAGCAACCGCAGGAAATGCAGGCATCGGTCTTGCTATGGCAGCTATCCATGAAGGGATTCGTGTTATTTTTGCGGTACCCGAGAAGTTCAGTATCGAGAAGCAAATTTTGATGAAAGCTCTGGGTGCAGAAATTGTGCACACTCCGACATCCCTTGGAATGCGTGGAGCGATAGAAAAAGCCAAAGAATTGGAACAGCAGATTCCAGGTGCCTATTGCCCGGGACAATTTAGCAATCCAGCCAATCCGCAAGCTTATTACGAGACCATGGGGCCGGAAATCTGGCAGGATCTCGGCGGTAAAGTGGATGTGTTTGTGGCAGGAGCGGGCTCCGGCGGTACTTTTATGGGGACTTCCCGTTATTTAAAAGAACAAAATCCGCAGCTCAAAACCGTTATTGTGGAACCGGAAGGTTCTATTCTAAATGGTGGTCCTTCAGGCTCGCATAAAACCGAAGGAATCGGTATGGAGATGATTCCCGACTTTATTGATAAATCGTATTTCAATGCGATTCACACGATTAGTGATAAAGATGCATTTAACCGGGTAAGCGAACTGGCCCGACTAGAAGGACTGCTGATTGGCAGTTCGGCCGGATCAGCGCTGCATGCGGCACTGCTCGAAGCAGAACAGGCACCCGATGGAGCCCATATTGTTACTATTTTCCCGGATAGCAGTGAGCGTTACCTGAGTAAGCAAATCTATGAAGGAGGCATTTAA
- a CDS encoding general stress protein, which translates to MSDYHNKVMEKIVGVFRNEPQAVQTIHELKAAGFEERDISVLAKNPEDAKAIERETGVDIEYEKESSMSETTIFGGLAGMLAGIGTFAIPGVGPILAAGPIVGMFTGALFGAGAGGLIGALIGYGISEEEANHYNDQLEEGNILVLVAEATGRTEEIYRVFRENHAANLFE; encoded by the coding sequence ATGAGTGACTATCATAATAAAGTGATGGAAAAGATTGTGGGCGTCTTCAGGAATGAACCGCAAGCAGTCCAGACTATTCATGAACTGAAAGCTGCCGGATTTGAAGAAAGAGATATCTCGGTACTGGCCAAAAATCCGGAAGATGCCAAAGCGATAGAGCGTGAGACTGGCGTCGATATTGAATATGAGAAGGAATCCAGTATGTCCGAGACGACTATTTTTGGCGGACTGGCAGGTATGCTGGCAGGGATCGGTACATTTGCTATTCCAGGTGTGGGTCCTATTCTCGCAGCAGGGCCGATTGTCGGTATGTTTACCGGTGCCTTATTCGGCGCAGGAGCTGGCGGACTGATTGGTGCATTAATAGGATATGGGATTTCAGAAGAAGAAGCGAATCATTACAATGATCAATTGGAGGAAGGGAATATACTTGTTCTGGTCGCCGAAGCAACAGGGCGAACTGAAGAGATATACCGCGTATTCCGTGAGAATCATGCAGCGAATCTTTTTGAATAA
- the rsgA gene encoding ribosome small subunit-dependent GTPase A, translating into MNLKEYGYNDFFAAQFAELELPEQLIPGRVTAVFKHVMRVVSADGEHLAKTKSSSFRDALRTDWPAIGDFVALESHPSDTSLIHKVLERKSIFLRDDPDPDMPPQVVAANFDYCFLVNSANDDFNINRLERYLTVAWNSGANPVIVLTKADLSDKLSYYMDQLNAAAFGVPVFAVDSISGTGLDELRSLLSPGETIVLLGSSGVGKSSLVNALAGEERMKTSGIREDDARGRHTTTHREMHLLPSGIIVIDTPGMRGLGIGNAAAGLEETFQDIEEIAQQCRFGDCSHHNEPGCAVQDALENGTLARKHYANWEKLRKELAYNERKNNILLMRQDKQQWKAISKQHRAKPKKKV; encoded by the coding sequence TTGAATTTAAAAGAATATGGATATAATGATTTTTTTGCTGCACAATTTGCGGAGCTGGAGCTGCCCGAGCAGCTTATTCCCGGCCGTGTAACGGCTGTATTCAAACATGTGATGCGCGTTGTCTCTGCTGACGGTGAACATTTGGCCAAAACCAAGTCGTCTTCATTCCGGGATGCTCTACGTACCGACTGGCCGGCGATCGGCGACTTTGTCGCGCTGGAGAGCCATCCTTCGGATACTTCACTTATTCACAAGGTGCTTGAACGCAAAAGTATCTTCCTGCGTGACGATCCGGACCCGGATATGCCGCCTCAGGTCGTCGCGGCTAATTTTGATTACTGCTTTCTGGTCAATTCGGCCAATGACGACTTTAATATTAATCGTCTGGAGCGCTATCTGACTGTTGCATGGAACAGCGGAGCCAATCCGGTAATTGTACTGACCAAAGCAGATTTGTCCGACAAACTGTCCTATTATATGGATCAGCTGAATGCCGCAGCCTTCGGTGTGCCGGTATTTGCGGTAGACAGTATCAGTGGTACAGGACTGGATGAACTACGCAGCTTGCTCTCACCGGGAGAGACGATTGTACTGCTCGGTTCATCCGGTGTCGGCAAATCTTCGCTGGTCAATGCTTTAGCTGGTGAAGAACGCATGAAGACCAGCGGAATTCGCGAAGACGATGCCCGCGGCAGACATACCACTACCCATCGGGAGATGCATCTGCTGCCGAGCGGGATTATCGTAATTGACACTCCGGGAATGCGCGGACTCGGTATCGGTAATGCCGCAGCAGGTCTGGAAGAGACGTTCCAAGATATTGAAGAGATTGCCCAGCAGTGCCGATTCGGGGATTGTTCTCATCATAACGAACCCGGCTGCGCTGTACAGGATGCTCTCGAAAATGGAACGCTTGCCCGTAAGCATTATGCCAACTGGGAAAAGCTTCGCAAAGAGCTAGCTTATAATGAACGCAAAAACAATATCCTGCTGATGCGCCAAGATAAGCAGCAATGGAAAGCGATCAGTAAACAGCATCGTGCCAAACCAAAGAAAAAAGTATAA
- a CDS encoding UDP-N-acetylmuramate dehydrogenase encodes MNLNTLHFDKLCSMNTSLAPYSTYEIGGTARHLAEPATTEEIIALLEGSQHKGLDVKWFGMGSNILFPDQPQDDTLFLSMKKHVELKFSQGKLFVSAGVPMTWLALIGVYTGIQGMEFTYLLPGTMGAGIYMNAKYFNHEISDLLDKVYYIDAQHPERGLQTIGVAECNYAYKQSIFQQNPWIIVGADLNIGAYTLPDQPAWESIMREMVTASNASSSLPEYFQYYRNWIPRLEQQGYQVPDMFGIVIEDRGGKRHFDHACCGSVFKNNYDFGQPTGKLVDQLGLRGTIHGQARISPYHGNFIQNTGGATASDILYLIQMVQDAINNRFGFVPEPEVVIL; translated from the coding sequence ATGAATTTGAATACATTACATTTTGATAAGTTATGCAGCATGAATACAAGTCTGGCTCCATATTCAACCTATGAAATTGGAGGGACAGCCAGACACCTGGCTGAGCCTGCCACTACCGAAGAAATTATCGCTCTGCTGGAAGGTAGCCAGCATAAAGGCCTGGATGTCAAATGGTTTGGCATGGGATCGAATATTCTGTTCCCGGATCAGCCGCAGGACGATACGCTTTTCCTGTCTATGAAAAAACATGTGGAATTAAAATTCTCCCAGGGCAAGCTGTTCGTCTCGGCGGGTGTGCCGATGACCTGGCTCGCGCTGATCGGAGTCTATACGGGAATACAGGGCATGGAGTTTACGTATCTGCTGCCAGGCACGATGGGCGCAGGCATTTATATGAATGCCAAATATTTTAACCATGAGATCAGTGACCTGCTGGATAAAGTGTATTATATTGATGCGCAGCATCCGGAGCGCGGTCTGCAGACGATTGGCGTCGCCGAGTGTAACTATGCCTACAAGCAGTCTATTTTCCAGCAAAATCCATGGATTATTGTAGGGGCGGATCTGAATATCGGAGCATATACGCTTCCGGATCAGCCTGCCTGGGAATCCATTATGCGCGAGATGGTAACAGCGAGTAACGCATCTTCCAGTCTGCCGGAGTATTTCCAGTATTACCGTAACTGGATTCCGCGTCTGGAACAACAGGGATATCAGGTTCCGGACATGTTTGGAATCGTGATCGAAGACAGAGGAGGCAAGCGTCATTTTGACCATGCCTGCTGTGGATCGGTTTTCAAAAACAATTATGACTTTGGTCAGCCGACCGGCAAGCTGGTCGATCAGCTCGGTCTGCGCGGTACCATTCATGGACAGGCGCGTATCTCGCCGTATCACGGCAACTTTATCCAGAATACCGGGGGAGCGACTGCATCGGATATTCTATACCTGATCCAGATGGTACAGGATGCGATCAATAACCGATTTGGTTTTGTACCGGAGCCAGAAGTTGTCATTTTGTAA
- a CDS encoding YsnF/AvaK domain-containing protein, whose translation MMLNNQNNENNRNVDLNNETRKIVGVFSNENEASTAIQQLKDAGFSTDDISVVSKNRKDVKHISEETGTKAPEGLATGAATGGVVGGVAGLLAGLGLAAIPVFGPIMAAGPIAVTLAGAAAGAGAGGLVGGLIGLGIPEDEAREYETNVNEGNILVMVDSAAGNRSRIYDIFRANNATNSRYYDNDTTIPDTRAADTTASTTVNGAPGASATAATAANMDGVFDSGEDEQNLRLREERLDVSKNEVRTGEVEIRKEVVEEQKTINVPVNHEEVVIERRAINNEQTNEPVGQSEQIRIPVSEEQVQVDKHNVVTGEVEVHKRTVQDTEQVQDTVKREEARINQTGQPIVTGDQTTRTTAGTGTTGAASTTDRLDNTHDESLKERSKDMIQDSKDAINRMKR comes from the coding sequence ATGATGTTGAACAACCAAAATAATGAAAACAACCGTAATGTGGATCTAAACAATGAGACTCGTAAAATTGTAGGTGTATTCTCCAATGAGAATGAAGCAAGTACTGCTATTCAGCAATTGAAAGATGCAGGATTCTCTACAGATGATATCTCTGTAGTTAGTAAAAACCGTAAAGATGTTAAACATATAAGTGAAGAAACAGGTACGAAGGCTCCGGAAGGCCTGGCTACCGGTGCAGCAACAGGCGGTGTAGTTGGCGGTGTAGCCGGATTGCTCGCAGGTCTCGGTCTAGCAGCTATTCCAGTATTCGGACCAATTATGGCAGCAGGTCCAATCGCGGTAACACTGGCAGGCGCAGCAGCGGGTGCAGGTGCAGGCGGTCTGGTAGGCGGTCTGATCGGCCTGGGTATTCCGGAAGATGAAGCTCGTGAATACGAAACTAACGTTAATGAAGGTAACATTCTGGTTATGGTAGATAGCGCTGCAGGCAACCGTTCCCGTATCTACGATATCTTCCGCGCCAACAATGCAACCAACAGTCGTTATTATGATAATGATACAACGATCCCGGATACAAGAGCTGCAGATACAACAGCATCTACTACTGTAAATGGTGCACCAGGAGCATCTGCTACTGCCGCTACAGCAGCCAATATGGATGGCGTATTCGATTCTGGTGAAGATGAGCAAAATCTGCGCCTTCGCGAAGAGCGCCTGGATGTAAGCAAAAACGAAGTGCGTACAGGTGAAGTAGAGATTCGCAAAGAAGTAGTAGAAGAGCAAAAAACAATCAACGTTCCAGTGAATCATGAAGAAGTCGTGATTGAACGCAGAGCGATTAATAATGAACAAACCAACGAACCGGTAGGTCAAAGTGAGCAAATCCGTATTCCGGTAAGTGAGGAACAAGTACAGGTAGACAAGCATAATGTAGTAACAGGTGAAGTAGAAGTGCATAAACGTACGGTTCAGGATACAGAGCAAGTACAGGATACTGTAAAACGCGAAGAAGCTCGTATCAACCAGACAGGCCAACCTATCGTAACTGGTGACCAGACTACACGTACTACTGCTGGAACAGGTACAACTGGCGCAGCCAGCACAACCGATCGTCTGGATAACACCCATGACGAGTCTCTCAAAGAGCGCAGTAAAGACATGATCCAGGATAGTAAAGATGCGATTAATCGCATGAAACGATAA
- a CDS encoding carbohydrate ABC transporter permease, with protein sequence MAAVIKESKTDRMFLGFTYLFLAIALICVLYPLLYIVSASISSPTYVNSGEMWLLPKGITFEGYQRVFENQAIWRGYANTILYTVVGTLVNLLVTIPAAYALSRSDFVGRGFFMGMFLVTMFFGGGLIPTYLLVKELGLINSMWALILPGAASVWNIIVARTFFQSTIPKELQEAAHIDGCTNLRLFWKIVIPLSSPIIAVMALFYGVGHWNSYFNALVYLNDEAKYPLQMVLRQILVLQEMNSSGIGTATSGETAMAMNARADVAALLKYAVIIISTLPIIAIYPFLQRYFVQGVMIGSVKG encoded by the coding sequence ATGGCTGCTGTTATCAAGGAAAGTAAAACAGACCGTATGTTCCTCGGGTTCACGTATCTATTTCTGGCGATTGCGCTGATATGTGTGTTGTATCCACTCCTCTATATTGTCAGTGCTTCGATCAGTTCACCTACCTACGTGAACTCCGGCGAAATGTGGCTGCTGCCCAAAGGCATTACATTTGAAGGCTACCAGCGTGTATTCGAGAATCAGGCCATCTGGCGCGGCTATGCCAATACGATTCTATACACGGTAGTAGGTACTCTTGTGAATCTGCTCGTCACGATTCCGGCTGCTTATGCGCTTAGTCGGTCTGATTTTGTAGGACGCGGATTTTTTATGGGGATGTTTCTCGTTACGATGTTTTTTGGTGGCGGTCTTATTCCGACCTATCTGCTGGTCAAGGAACTGGGACTGATCAACTCGATGTGGGCGCTGATCCTGCCGGGCGCTGCTTCGGTATGGAATATCATTGTCGCGCGGACCTTTTTCCAGTCTACGATTCCCAAGGAACTGCAGGAAGCGGCCCATATTGATGGCTGTACCAATCTGCGTCTGTTCTGGAAAATCGTAATCCCACTCTCCTCTCCGATCATCGCTGTTATGGCTCTGTTCTACGGAGTCGGTCACTGGAACAGCTACTTTAATGCACTGGTCTATCTAAATGATGAAGCCAAATATCCGCTGCAAATGGTACTGCGACAGATCCTTGTTCTGCAGGAAATGAACAGCAGCGGAATAGGTACTGCTACCAGCGGTGAGACGGCGATGGCGATGAATGCCCGTGCCGATGTAGCAGCTTTGCTGAAATACGCTGTTATCATTATCTCCACTCTACCGATTATTGCCATCTATCCATTTTTGCAGCGTTATTTTGTACAGGGCGTGATGATCGGTTCTGTCAAAGGTTGA